The Klebsiella aerogenes KCTC 2190 region GTTGTTGAAGGCCATACCGGCAAGGAACTGCGCATAGGCCATCGCTTCACGCGCCTGTTCATTGCCGCCATCTTCCACTGCGTGAGTTAAATTCTGCGAAATCATGGTCATCGCTTTCAACGCGCAGGCATCGGTGATCGGCGTCGCCGCGATAGAAACATAGGCTTCGATAGCGTGAGTCAACGCGTCCATACCGGTGGCGGCGGTCAGCGATTTCGGCATCCCCATCATCAGCGAGGAGTCGTTAACCGACAGAACCGGCGTCACGTGCTTATCGACAATCGCCATTTTGATGTGGCGATCGACATCGGTAATGATGCAGAAGCGGGTCATTTCGGAAGCCGTACCGGCGGTGGTATTGATAGCGATCATCGGCAATTGCGGTTTTGCCGAACGGTCCACCCCTTCATAGTCACGGATGTTTCCGCCATTTGCCGCGACCAGCGCGATACCTTTCGCGCAATCGTGCGGGGAACCGCCGCCCAGGGAAATCACGCAATCGCAGTTATTCTCTTTCAGCAGCGCCAGACCGCTTTCGACGTTCAGAGTCGTCGGGTTCGGGTGCACGCCGTCATACACCACGCTGAAAATATCCCGCTCCTGTAACGCCTTTTGTACTTCACCCGCCATACCTAATTTATTCAGCATCGCGTCGGTGACAATTAATGCCCGACGATATCCGTATTGCTGGATAGTATTCATCGCTTCAGTAACAGAACCAGCGCCAATAACGTTTACTGGCGGAATATAAAAAGTCGATGCAGCCATGATGATTCCTTCATTTAGGTGAATATCATGGAAGGGTACGAGGATGTCGAAATAAAAAACATGACCTGAACGCCATTTATGGCAAGAAATTTGATGAAAAACAGTACGTTAATATTTTCATTTTTAACGTACTGTTAAACATTACCGGCTTAATTTTTCATTTGCGTGATTATTCGCCGTTTTTATTTTCAGGGAATAACAGCGCATCGCGAAGTAGATGATCGTTGCCCCGACGGCGGGTAAAGCCAATGCGGTCGAAATATTCGAGAATTTGAATCGCCAGTTTACGGCCAATATTCAGCGTATCGCGAAAATCCGCCGCGCAGGTGGAACCACGCTGCAGATCCAGGCGGCGGATCAATTGCGCAAATTCAACAATCCGATCGTTGCGATAATAACGATCTTTCACGATCGCCGTAATCATCCCCTGCTGCGCCGCCTGGCGCAGCACCGCGCGCATCAACGACTCTTCGACGTTCAGATCGCGCGCCAGATCGCGCACCCACCATGGCTCATCGGCGAAGAGCGATTCCGCACGCTGCCAGATGGCCTGCTGCTCATCGGTAAACCCGGCTTTATGTTCCGGCAGGTGCAGCCAGCCGTGATGGCTTTGAATGACGCCGCTGCTGCGCATCTGTTCAATCAACAACAGCACCAGCGCTTCATCTTCCATCGGCAGCGCAATCCGCCGCAGACGTTCACGCCCCGGCCCCGGCTCATCGCGATGCTGGTCGTGATAACGGGCCAGCGCGTCGAGCAGTTTTTTCTGCCAGCGGGCGGCCAGCGGCGCACTAAGCAGGCTATTCCCGGCCTGCAGGTAGTCCGGACGGTTAATTAATGCCGTCAGGCCGTCGGCGCTCAGCTGCCGCGCCCAGGCAAACTCGTCAAGACGCACCGCATCGCGCTGCAGATGAATATCCAACGCCTGCGCATCGTCGCCCTGCGCTGCCGCCAGCGTGTAAAGCCATTGCAGATACTCCGGCTTGCGTTTACCGCGGCGCGGCGGATTCAGCGTCACCACCCGCGCGCCGGCCAGCGTCAAACGAGCGGAGATATCGCGCAACACCAGACGATCGTTATCCGCCAGCCACAGCGGCGTATCCAGCACCAGCTCGGCCAGATTGCCTTCCAGTAACGAAACGCGGCCAGTGATATGACTGGCGGCATGGTGGATATGCAGCGACTGCCACTGGCTGAGCGGCGCGTGACAGGTGAGCTCGACGATCGCCCGCTCGCAAGGTTCTGCGGGCTGCGCCGAGAGCAGCCAGTCGCCGCGGCTGAGATCCTCTTTTTGCGCGTCGCCGACGATGTTCAACGCGATACGCTGCCCGGCCCGCGCCTGTTCAACCGGCTGATTCTGCGCATGTAGCCCGCGGACGCGCATGGGTTTATTGGCGCCGGTCAGCCAGAGGGTATCGCCGATTTTTACCTCGCCGGATAACGCCGTCCCGGTCACCACCAGCCCCGCGCCCTTAACGGTAAAGGCGCGATCCAGCGCCAGACGAAAACGCTGCTGTTGCGGATGCGCGCGCTCGGTCAGCTGGAGCAAATGGCTGCGCAGTTCGGCAATGCTGAGGTTTTCCGTCGCCGCGGTGGCGAAGAAAGCCACGTCGTCGAACCCCAGCTCGCTCAGCGTGGATTCCACCTGTGCCCGGACTTCGGCAACCCGCGCCGCGTCCACGCGGTCCGTTTTGGTCAACGCAACGGTTAACGTCGGTTTTCCCGTTAACTGCAGAATTGCCAGGTGCTCGCGGGTTTGCGCCATCACGCCGTCATCGCAGGCCACCACCAGCAGCGCGTGATCGATCCCGCCCACGCCGGCCAACATGTTGGACAAAAACTTTTCATGCCCCGGCACATCGATAAAACCCAACACCCGGCCATCAG contains the following coding sequences:
- the yiaY gene encoding L-threonine dehydrogenase, yielding MAASTFYIPPVNVIGAGSVTEAMNTIQQYGYRRALIVTDAMLNKLGMAGEVQKALQERDIFSVVYDGVHPNPTTLNVESGLALLKENNCDCVISLGGGSPHDCAKGIALVAANGGNIRDYEGVDRSAKPQLPMIAINTTAGTASEMTRFCIITDVDRHIKMAIVDKHVTPVLSVNDSSLMMGMPKSLTAATGMDALTHAIEAYVSIAATPITDACALKAMTMISQNLTHAVEDGGNEQAREAMAYAQFLAGMAFNNASLGYVHAMAHQLGGFYDLPHGVCNAVLLPFVQEYNCSVAAARLRDCAQAMGVNVAGLNDKQGAEACIAAIRELARKVGIPAGLRDLNVKEEDIPLLASNALKDACGLTNPIQATHEEIMAIFRAAM
- the selB gene encoding selenocysteine-specific translation elongation factor, with translation MIIATAGHVDHGKTTLLQAITGVNADRLPEEKSRGMTIDLGYAYWPQPDGRVLGFIDVPGHEKFLSNMLAGVGGIDHALLVVACDDGVMAQTREHLAILQLTGKPTLTVALTKTDRVDAARVAEVRAQVESTLSELGFDDVAFFATAATENLSIAELRSHLLQLTERAHPQQQRFRLALDRAFTVKGAGLVVTGTALSGEVKIGDTLWLTGANKPMRVRGLHAQNQPVEQARAGQRIALNIVGDAQKEDLSRGDWLLSAQPAEPCERAIVELTCHAPLSQWQSLHIHHAASHITGRVSLLEGNLAELVLDTPLWLADNDRLVLRDISARLTLAGARVVTLNPPRRGKRKPEYLQWLYTLAAAQGDDAQALDIHLQRDAVRLDEFAWARQLSADGLTALINRPDYLQAGNSLLSAPLAARWQKKLLDALARYHDQHRDEPGPGRERLRRIALPMEDEALVLLLIEQMRSSGVIQSHHGWLHLPEHKAGFTDEQQAIWQRAESLFADEPWWVRDLARDLNVEESLMRAVLRQAAQQGMITAIVKDRYYRNDRIVEFAQLIRRLDLQRGSTCAADFRDTLNIGRKLAIQILEYFDRIGFTRRRGNDHLLRDALLFPENKNGE